A stretch of DNA from Agelaius phoeniceus isolate bAgePho1 chromosome 4, bAgePho1.hap1, whole genome shotgun sequence:
AATACTGCAGGAGATGGACCTATACCAAACTGATCCCTGATTTTTCCTCTGAGCCCTCAGATTCCACTGGCTCATGGCACTGACACCTAACTCACAAGCTATAAGTAACTTACTTGCAGGTCACCATCTGGAGATGTTCTAGGTAAATGCATTCTCCATGGATGCAAAAGTTTTTGTATTCCATTTCACAGGGAGTCCCTTTCTTcttgtttttccctctgttcttcttccttcttgatttgCCAGCATTCTTCTCTCCCCCCCTCTTTGCTGGCTTGGGTTTAACCACAGGTTCAACTGAAAAAAGGACATGACGACTTGGTATAAAAGTGCTAGAAAGCACAATTCTGAGAAAATTGAATTGAAGAATTTGATGAGAGCCAGGAGGACCACCACCGCAGGAGAATCTGTGACCAGGAAGCACAGGATGCAAATGAGAACGCTGCTGGGCATCTCACACCCAGCACAAAGGCAGCAAGCTCAGCAGCTCATTGAAGCACAACTCTGCTACACTTAAGTCCTGTGCCATGCAGACCAGAGCCAGAAGAAGCAGATGAGCCAAGAGCCACCAAAGAtgaagagcagcagagatgcaGGACTGCAGCAATTCATTGAGAGCAACAGCACAGTTTCAAGCTAAGGCCCGTAAAGAATAGGGAGTTCATGCTGAGCCCAGCCATGCTCTAGTGTTACATGGGCTCAGGTACAAGGCTAATAGCTCCATTTCTCTAAACTCTCCATTTGCATCAGTGATGAAAGGCACTGGAACTCGCTAGATAGTCCTGGGCACTTGCCGAGGCAAAGCAGCTTGCTATCCCGGTTGGCATACTTGTTTCTCCTAAACAACCTGCAGTGCTGTCTTCAGAAGGAGAGTGTTCCTTTCCAGTTCTCCTGCTTTGTGAGAGATGCTGAGCGCAGGGAAGGAGTGAAGGCCAGATCCACGACACTCAGACTATTTACTCTGCCGCTTACTGCTTCCCCTCATTATCTCAATTAACACAAACCTCTAGAAGAGTGTGGTTTAAAATCCTGGTGACTTAGTAGCCCTTGAATTTAGGCAAGGGCAATCACCTTCCTTTCGCTGAGGAGAGCGGACCAGCCACTGACTGAGGGTCAgaagctccagagcagccccatgcagcaCTCTGAGCTCAACAGCACTAGTTTGAAATAACGTGGCACAGCAAGAGCCTGCCCCCTGCACTGCTAGCCCTaaagcagccctggcagtgcaaCACTGCTGCTCGGGAGTAACAGTTACCCCAGGGATTTAAATAGGCCCTAGGAAACAGCAGAGCTATTTACAACAAGCTCCAGTTTTGCTCTTGTGCTCTGAAGACctgatgaaaataatttttgggtGATACCCACAGTTCTATGCATACAGGCAATCACCACAATGGGGCACAACTGGATCTAACTACTTCCTAACCCTGTATTTCTGGTGCTGAGAGCCCATTCAAAGAAACAAGGTGTAGCTCACTGTTGTCTAGACAGCTGATCATTTTCACTTCTAGAGCAACAAGCCTGGCTTGAAGTTACTTAAAAGCAAAAATGCCTTCAGCAACCAGAAGTCTGATTAAAACCGTATGAGCTATATTAATATGTAAACGAGGtacacagctcctgcagcaagGTTTCCTGTGCCTGGAAGTGTGAGCTCACTGCTGACAGTCAAAGGCCCCTGTTCTGTCCCGTCTGACTTGATCTTTAGGTTCGTGCTTTCATAATTGAGGccacttccctccctccctctcctagGCTCAGCTTGTCAGCTCAATCTGTGTCCCTGTCTGCAGGCTGCATGGCCAGGAAAGCCATCCGCAGCTGAATCATAACAGCTTCAAGGTTTAGCCACAGATAAACCTCACGCCAAGCAGAAGAGCTGGTCTACAAACCAACCACCTTAGGTAACAAGTCTGGTTTCTGTGCAGTTAAGACAGCACTTCAGTCACCAAGCCAGTAGTTTGACAGGCTAAACTGCTTGACAACACCAACAGGCGCGTTTCCCCCAGAGATCTTCACAGGGAACTTAAGCACAAGTCCACCAGTTCCCTCAAGTGACCACAATGAGCACGGTCCCACTTAATTTAATAGGTCCTTTAGTCACATTCAAGTCTCAGGGTGCTTCTGCAGGAAAATCAGTAGTCAGATTCACCCCGGAGGCAACAGAACCAGCCTACTCACACCTACTGAGGTTCAAATCACTTGCAGATACCTGGCTTGTACTGCAACTACACTCAGCCCAGAACCAACAAAATGCTCCCGTTCCCACAGTAAGGTGGACTGCTCAGAtctcctcacagctcagcaAGCGGGCAAATTACAATAAATACACACAACAGCTATTGACAGTGAAGCATTGGCCTAAAGATGCTTAACAAACTTTCCTGTGGCCACTTAAAGGATTTAAGTGCCTGCTTTCCCAACAAAATTTCAGTTGACTCCAACCCAAATAGGCCACCATCAGAAATTAGCCAGAAAAATTCTTGCAGCAAGACAGACAACTTGATGTAAAACAAACCTTTAGGACCAAACAGCACCTAAAGCTCCACTGATAGTTCTACACTAAGCAGGTGGTCACCATCTGACCCCAGCCCTCCTGTGAGGTTTATCAGGAAATAAAGCTATGCACAGTAAGCTACCAGCTGGCCTGCAGCTTCCACACACCCTAGGCACATTCAAGCTAGTTTTCCACCCCGACAGCTATTTCTAAAGCAGCAGCTTCAAGCACAAGCACGTTTTTGCTCCATACTCCACGAACTAAGCATAGCAGCGTttacaagaaagaaaaggcGTTAAGTTGGGACTCGCAAGTTGCGAGATCCCAGAGCCGCCGACTCACCTCGGATCAAGTCGTCCACGATGTACTGGTGAACGGGCGGCGCCTCCTCAtactcctcctcatcctcctcatagTCAGGACCCGGCACGGGCTCGCCCTCACGGCTCCCGGCCTCCCGCTCCTCGTGCCGTTGCGGCTCCGTGGCGTTGGGCGACGACCCGGCGGCCGCACGGCTCGCTTTTGAGGGAGGAGAAACGGCGCCGTGAGCAGGGGGGCAGAGGGGTCGCCACCGAGCGCGGAGTCCCTCACTCACCTCAGGGTCCCCCACTCGCCTCAGCGCTTTCCCGCCCACGGCCGCGGCGCGAGCCCCCCCCCCCTCAGGCGCGAGCCCCCCCCTCAGGCGCGAGCGCGGGCTCGGCCAAGTCCCGATCTcccccgtcccgtcccgtccctcACGCACCTGCCAGCACGGCCAGCGTGGCCATCAGCACCACGGCCCTCATCGTCCGTACCCGGGGCGGATGGCgacagagacacagagagaacGGGGCAAAAGGAGTTGCCGTAGCACAACAGGTGCCGGCGGCGCGCAGCTCTCCATGAGGAGCCGCCTGCCGCCGCGATCCACTTTATGAggcggctggagctgagggcGCGGACGTAGAGCGGCGTCAGAGGGCGGGGCCGAACGGGGCGAGACCGTGGAATCCCAGAATTACAGAATGACGGAGTCCCAGAGTGATAGAAACACACAATCTCCCAATGCTTTTTCGTTACAAGGGACATTAAGTACCACCTCGtttcaccccctgccatggacaagGGGATCTTCTAaaagaccaggttgctccaagccccgccCAACCACCCTGGCCTGGAACACCTCTAGGGATCGGGCACCCgcagcctccctgggcagcctggatCCCACCTGGCCTGGaaccagcctggcctggaacacctCTAGGGATCGGGCACCCCAgcctccctcccagcctggagtTGGGAGCGCGCCGGGTTATTGTGGACACACCTGTCTGCTCCTTGCTCTCTCCGCATCTCCCACAGGATTGTTTTCCAGCGATAAACCCGGTCATCaacacacccccccccccccccccccgcctcgCTGGCTACGTGTCCCTGAGCGGGAATGAGTAAGGGCTGAGTAAACGGTGGCACCCACCGGACAGGGACAAATGTGCTCCTCGGGGGCACTGCGACTCACGGCTGCCTCGGAGAGCTCCCCGGAGGGCACCTCCTCACGGCCACCTCTCGCTGTTGTGGCACCTGCTGAAGAATCCCAGAATTACCAAGGTTGGAAGACACCTGTAAGACCACCAAGTCCAACCTCAACGCAGCACTGCCACTGTAACCCCTAAACCACTGAACCACATCGCCCAGCACCAGATCCAGATActtcttgaacacctccagggatggtgagtCCACCACATCCCTGGGCAACCTATTCCAGTGCCTGAGCACCCAAACAGCgaaaaacatttttctagtATCTAATCCGAGTCTCCCTTGTCTCCTCTTAAGGTCATTTCCTCTCTTACTctcactgcaggcacagaggaAGAGACCAGGTGCTCCACATCACTAcgacctcctttcaggtagttttagagggagctgctgctttgagaGGAGAAGAACTGGGACAGCATGAGAACCCAGAGAAGCCCAGAGGGTCGAGAATGAAGGGACTGGTATCCCCCTGCTCCagtcccacagcacagcaggctgggagggcAGCTGGTGGCAATGCTCCACTGGGAAAGGAGGATCTGGACCTTTTAACTGAAAGAGGACAGCATGTTACTCGCGGCTCAGGAAGCTGATGGAGCCTTTGCTCAAGGTGGCAGGGGTCCAAGTGGTTCAGTCATTGAACCTTCTCCCTTCTTCCACAGGTACACATGATATGTGGCTCCCGGTGTTTTTGCCATGTCATGCCAATCCTGAGAGACAATGCCCAAGAGGTCTGGAAAAGAAGATGCTGAATCAGTCACTCAGATGTTATGCTGACACAGATAGCTCCAGCAAATCTTTGACAGCGCGGCTTTTTGTGCAATTGAAACTGTCTGAaacagctggcaggagctgacAGCTTTACTTCTGGGGGTTTTGTCATGTTTCCCCTTTGCTGCCTGTCCtcagagggacagcagagaaaaGGCAAATCCTGCTCATCACTGCAACCCCATGTCagagagctctgcaggcagtcaACAAGCAGGTCCTGGGCTATTTGGGGGACAGCCAGGGGCTTCACAGGGCTCCTCTTTTCCCCCTTGGACTGGAGTTCCCTTCCTGAAAGACCTCTGTAAGTCTCAGTGCCTGGAGTTCACAGAGACCATCTACATGTGGAGGGGAGTTTCTCCAGAGGCAGAgactttggggtttggggtctcttCTGCTGAAACATGGGGTTGTTGATTTGACAATGGCCAAAGCAAGGTTTGTCAGCCAGGAGTCCTCCCTCTCTTCCTCactcctgctctgctcaagGCTGGCTTCTTCAGCCAGGCACCACAGCTTCCCccacaaattttcttttcttcagctgttAGTATTTCTAAAgtatttctcccatttttttaaaatcagagatTCACTGgaaacatttaaataatttttttaagtccAGTCTATTCTGAGAAATATACTGAGCACTGAACGAACACTCCTGTCCTGTTTGCTGCACTCTTGGCAAACTGCTGAGCAATTGGAGGAGGCTTAGCCGGGGGGGGGAAAGGTTGCATGTGCCATCCCAAGTGCAATTGCCCGTGTTACCTGCTCTGTTTAGAGACCAAACACTTCATATCCAGCAGCTGACTCACCGTGTTCCCTCTCTTCCTCAGTCTCCAGCTGATAGCTCCATCTCACTGACCGCCAGCAGCCAGGAATTTGGCTTGCCATGCTTTGAATTGGTCATTTCATCAGCTTCCTCCTGCTAGTCCTCCCTGTGACCTTGAAGAAGAAGGGGCAGCCTGGCATCAACCAGCACAACTCCTCAGAGTCCAGAAAGTGCAGCAAGATGGTGATGGGCACCCAGTTACTCATGGAGAGGTTCTGGTAAGGACATCAGGGGAGCTCTTCCCAAATGGCAGCTGCCTGGCCAAGCCCTGTTTGGCTGTTTCTTGGAGAGAACACACTCCAGAGGCCACACATTTCAGGACATTCTGGATGGGATCTGCCACAAGCCCCAGATTTTCTGTGTGCTGTGAGGGAAAAGGCAGTAAGCCTGGCCACTGCTCTCTTCCAGGGCTGGAAGGACATTTGGATTCTGTCCCCAGGATGAACTTCCAGAAGGTATCCCCAGGCATGGTGCAAGGAGGAGAAGCCTTGAGGGGGCTGCAAGGCTCAGCCCCCTAGGCTGCCCcactgcagcagggcctggggccGAGTTGCTGGGGCTGCAAGGGCAGGGCTCCCCTTCGGGAAGGTGCTGGTTCCCTGTGGATGCAGAGTGCCACCTACTGAGCCACCGCTCGCTCCTGGCAGCACCCGGGGTTCTCTGGCGGGAcacccaggctggagctgctgctcagagagTCCTTGCCCTGGCTGTTCGATGGGACTGGtcccatggggacagggagcagccccaaaggctggtgagccccaATGGGTGCAGCTTACAGATGAGCAGGGAATCTATGCAAGGGGCTGCATGGTCAGCACAGCTCTTGGCACCTGCCCTGAGCCAGACCTGGTTTTCCATAAGCTGGCAGTGAAGTGAGACAAGATGGGCTCAGGAGCCTGGCCAGTCCTCCCTGAGCCTTGACGATCATTTTGAAGACCTTCAGCACAGACTGGGCTCAGAGAGCACCTGGCAGCACCCAGTGCAGGTGACATTGGTGGTGATAGCTCTTTGTCCCTTGGATCCCTGTCCTTGTTTGTGGAACAGGGGGTGCCAGCACACAGCCATCActtcccagctgtgccatgATGATCCAGGGCATAGGCATGGACTTGTGGAGGAGCAGTGCCACCCATGCTGACAGCTGCTGGGCCTTGTCCTTGGCACATTGTTGCTTCCAGGAGAGTCTGAGTGCCTGCTGGGATCTTATTCACTCTCTTTACTTTTGATAAAACCCCTGAGAAATGCGTGAAGGGAAAGGGAGTACCTGAAATACCATCCCATTAATGTTCTTCACTGACATCAAATGTTTATtttgcaggagcaggcaggactgACCTGGTGTTTGAACATGAGTTATCCTTTCTCATCCATCCAGCTGAGAACAGGTGGAAAAGGGTAATGATTCAAACCAGAGTGGTGTCTGTCTGGGAAGCTCACCAGACTTTCACTTCACTTGTGAGCTGCAGACACCACTATCTGCTGCTATCAGCAGCTCCCtcacaggcagggagggagcttTGAAGTGAGGCATGTGTGGCTCCGGTTCCTGCTGATGTCAAATCAGCTAAATCAAGATTGCTCTAATAAAGAGCATGCAAGTGCATAGCCAGGAtgttggggaggaagggagggaaaggcCTGGATATTGCCTTTCTGGATATTGGTGGAGTTTGTTGGCCTCTGAGACATGCAGGCATTGAGGTGGCTGTGCCTCCCTGCTGAGAAAGCCCTCAGCAAAGAATCTTTTTCCTAAGATGGTGActtctccctgtgctcccctccttccctggagACCTGACTGAAGCAGGGGTCACAAAACATGTCCAGAAAGGGAAGAATTTATGCACTGTTCTCCCAGGAAagtctgcccagtgctctgtaTTTTCCTTCACATTTGAGCATGTCTTTTGGAGCATgtctaagaagaaaaaaacaaaaagaacagtTTTTGTGGAATTTTCTGTCACATATCAATACAAATGGAAAAATGGTGCCTTTTTCAGGTCCCTCCTGAAAATCAGGCAGACAACATCAACTCCAGGGACCCAGAGCACCCCTGCTTAATCTGATGAAACATGCAGCAGTGCTAAGGAGTGTGATGCTACCAAATGACAGCAATGGGGCTTTACACTTGCCTTCCACAGGCTTACCTGAAAGGCAGGCAGTGGGGAGCACAGCCTGATCATTTGCAAAATGCCCTGTGCCATGCTGTGGCTGCAGTCACTGCCTCTCACTGGCACTAGGCAGAGTTCAGCAGGACATGCCCAGCGTGGTTTTGCTTCAGGGGTGCTGCAAGCCTGCCCAGGACAGCCATCCTGATGCCTGCTAGGAAGATTTTTGGGAAGTTGTCTGCTGTTAGCACACTGTCCTGAGcttcagctgctctgttttTCACACAGTGTGCACTGAACAGCTCTCCTTTGACCAAACACATCCTCCAGCACTCACCCACTCATTTTTGTGCAATAGCTCAGCCTGTAAATGCTCGGGGGCACATCCTGACCCCAGCAGTAATTTTAAGGGCCTGAAGCTGGGACATGGGTGAGGCAATACTGGATTTACACTAGAATGGGGAGCTGCCCCTCAGCTAGCAATTTTCTTCTCTAAAATACCACATCCTGCCATGCTGCACTGAAAATTGCTGCCCTTTCTTCTATTTCCCTGAGGCAATTGGCAGGAATTGTCTCAGGACTCTCTGAAGAGGGCAGGCTCGTGGCTATCCCCACGTGCAGCCCAAGCCAGGCTCCCCAGTGGTACCCCAGGGCAAAGCCACCCTGCTGGCACCCCTGAACAGAAGGGGGAAGGTGCTTCAGATGGGAATCTCTAAGGACACAGaggctcagctgctgtgggcagtgccTACACTCATTTACCTGACAACCTTACTGTAGCCCTTCACCTTCAGAATGATAGTGCTCCACCTGCAGTGCACATTATTTTACATATTCAGCTTACCACACCATTGTTAGATGAGCAAAATCATCCAGTCATCTCTCTAACATCTCCATATTGCAGCCCAGAACAGTGCCTGGCAGAGGAGAGCAcccagctcagcacctcccAAAGGTTCATGGAACCACTGGATCATTCTGCAAGGGCTCAAGAGGTCCTCATTctaaagagaagagaaaaacatgTTAAAATATGAAGTGTGTTCAAGGTAGCAGAAGCTGTGTGACAACTGTTCATTGAGTTTGGAGATCTCCCAACTCAATCCCAGGATGCACTGACTTGGAGATCAAGCGTAGTTATATGGGCAGGGTTGCTGCTGGAAAAATGATGCCTATACTTGGGAAAATAGAGGTGGTCTGGCCCAGTGTCTTAGAGACTGAGCTGAAAAAGAGCCAGAGCACAAACCTTCAAATTAAGAGAAGCCTCCCCAAAGCAAACTGCCACTGTATGGTGGTAGAGATGGAGTGGCAACAACCTGGGCCTGCCTTTAAGGGTCTTGGCCATGGAAGTCTGGCTGACTAAAACCATGTTGGTGCtgatgggagctgcagcaggtaTTCTGACTGAGTTTGTTATGTCCCTTTCCTCACCTTGGGGTATGACCTGGCAGATGTCTATCACAGCTCATTTGAGAGCACAGACCCTGTGAGCAAATTATAGAGTACTGCCTGATTTGGGGAATGCAACCTCATGTAAGGACTGGGAGCACATGACAGAGACTGTGATGTTTTCCCCCTACATAGCACATTATTTCCAGTTgtgtccagagcagcagagaaataAAGGACATGAGAGGATTGTTTGGGAATTTTCTCCTGGAAGTGCAGCTTCAGTCTTAGCCTTTTTGCTTTGAGATCTTCCTAGTGCCTTCCCACTGGGTGCATCAGGTGGTGAATTTTCTTCACATATTTGAAGTCATCTGGTATGTAGAGAAAGAATGAATCACAGGAGAAGCCTACAGCAATTAGCAACTCCTTTCCTCTCACCTTTGCCATAGCTAAGTTTTTTCCCTAGCACAAAGCCCAGGCAAGGCTTCCTACGCACAACAAGGATTACGTAGATCACTCtggattttgatttttttcacagGCCATGAGCAAGCAAAgaagctcaggagaacactccATTTCACAGGCATGTTAGTTATGCTCCCTTGGAAATCCCATTGTTTGCTGCTAGTGCCTGCGTTTGCCAGTGCTGTGCCCTCGTGATTCCAGCTGCCTTGAACCATGCCAGGGTGCCAGCAGAGGGGCATGAAACTTGGCAAAGGAGAAAGGTGCTGCTGGAATCAGTCAGTCCTGGCAGCTGGAGTGTTCATGGCAGCTCAGTGAGGGCTTTGGAAACTGCTTCCCTCTGCCAGTGGAacctgagcagggagagcaccTGGTGCCCCCCTTCTCCACGTGTCACCTGGTGCCCACCTCGCCCGTGTGTCACGTGTGTCCTGGCCTCGTGGGGCCAGCATGTTCCCAGGATGGGGCTGCTGAGACACCGCGTGAGTAAGGGCTCATTTACATAAAGATTGCACACTCATGCTGCCAAGGAGGTTTCCTAGGCACAGGCTCATTTCCTCCTATAGGTGGGTTTGCCTCCATGCAGGAAAAACCCTATTCTTGAAGGTCTTGGACAGGGCCCAGGTTACACTGGCACGCCATGATGCCATCCTGGCATGTTTGGGTCCGCCCAAGCCCGACTGCAGGAGGCACATTCTGCccctctggagcagagcccaggattTAAAGACATTTTATCTTAACATGCACAAAATAAGCATTGCAGCCAGACAGCCATTTTTCCCTCCCATTAGCAGAGTGGtggcaaataaaataaaaaacacttaaaaggagctgaactgaaaaaaatgcataaGATTGTATGAAAATTCAGAAGTGGTCCTACAGTGACAACATAAGAATAACATTTCAATTATCCTGACCCCTGTGAATGGCAAATTCTTCATTTCACAGGTGTTAGGCACTACATGTGAAGCCACAGAGGAAGTAAACAGCTTTGGTTTGGAAGAATCTGAGAGGAGGagagctgctgagggctctCTCGGCCTTCAAAAAGCAGCCTTGTACTCAATCTTAAAATACCTCCACAAAAGGGATTTTCAtgctggctctgtcccagccccaccaccGAGCACAGGGTCCTTATCCTCTCAGCGTGGCTGTGCCCATAGCCCTGGGGGTATCCCTGCAGCCCTTCCTCAGAGGCCAGTGCAGGCTCTCAGAGGTTTTTCAGCCCGAAGGACTGTGCCTGTGGGCTGCACCCacctcactgctgctgtgctctgtggcaCTGCCAGACTGGCTGGTTCCCACCCAGCCATCCCAGACCTCTGGTGTGGCAAGTGGGACACAAaggcagcttctccccagcccctgaCATCTGCTGCTGGAAGCGGTGACTCCACACTGTGCCAGGGGCAGAAACCTGCAAaggagacagacagacaaagTATCAGAGAGGGGAGGCCAGGGGCCAGCCTTCTCTGAGCTGGGTCAAAGCCCATGCCAGGAGAGACACAAGCTGCATTTCCTTGCCACCACAACTGCCAGATGAGCGCTGTGGCAGTCAGAGATCCAGGTGTCCATTGGTGGGCTCAGTGTgtcagggctggctgagctcaCTGCCCAAACCCTGGCAGGGCACGGTGGTGACTCCTGCATTCTCAGACCGTGAGCCTGAGCAGCTCCTTTGGAAGGTGATGAATTTGCAGGAAGGGCGGCTGTGGGGTGAATAAAATCCATCACAGCACTTGGCATGGCTTCCAGCCTCTGCCAAaggcaggctgagctcagggctcctgcagAAGTCAGGGATGAGGCTGACAAATGCTCCCGGTGGCTGCACAGCTCTGAGACAGCTGATGCTCACCTTTGGTTTGCAAAGATAGGGACACTTTGCCATAAATGTCAGGAAACTGAATCTTGCATTAGTGCTTAATCACTCCAGGGGCAGGTGACAACTTTCCAAAGAAACTCTGCATTTAAGATCAGGACTGACCAAGGCCATGCATGTGCCCCTTTGGGAAGTGTGGTTTTCCAGCTTCCATTTCTAATCCAAAACAGGGCATTATGCTAGaaacattattattttatcCATGTTGGGGGTGGTGGTGCTCCAAATTTTGCattaagaaaatgcaaataatttccAACATAATTTCCGTAATTTCCACCCTTTTTTGGATGCACACAAAAATATCAGTATTCCTAAGCTTAGAACGTTCTCTGCCTTTTTTAGGATGAGCATAAACCACCGCTTTTCTCCAGGAAATTCCCCAGCTTACTCCCCATGGCCTGCCATAAACAAGGCAGGGAGGCTGTGCTCCCACCCTCCTCCATCCCGGTGCCCTAGCCCCACGGCTGCCAGCACGGGATGACGCTCCCGCCAAGAGCTGGGATCCAGGAGTGTAATCTTCCAGGTGGCCACTAGATGGGAACGAAATCAGCGCTAGGAACGCCACGGAACGCCACGGGACGCCGAACCTGTCAGGAATACCAGCTGatggacagattttttttcctcgtCTGTTTGATACGAATTCACTGAAACAAAACAGCCTGGCCGagttgggaaaaaaacaacaagctTTGACCAGTGATGAAGCAGCTGGAATGAAATACCCAAGCTCAGTTATCACAGCAGAAAGGAAATCTAAATAAATAGGTGAATATGCTGGGAGCAGAAACAACCCTGAATCTGATTACTAGTCTGATTTCTGATATTTGCCCTTCCCTCTTTAAATGCTCCTCTCCTCCTGGTGAGCATCcccaggggctggaggagctgacCCCCAGTGAGCTCCATGTGTCTGGGAGGTCACAGGTGCCTCTGATTTAGTGAGGTACTGAGTCCTGGTTCCTCCAGACTTGGCTTCTGTGTCCTTTTTGCTGTCAAAAC
This window harbors:
- the AREG gene encoding amphiregulin, encoding MRAVVLMATLAVLAASRAAAGSSPNATEPQRHEEREAGSREGEPVPGPDYEEDEEEYEEAPPVHQYIVDDLIRVEPVVKPKPAKRGGEKNAGKSRRKKNRGKNKKKGTPCEMEYKNFCIHGECIYLEHLQMVTCKCHQDFFGERCGEQFMKTQRKNDVADYSKTVLVVVAVLLSSVSFITVLIIVIVQVRKKCPQYEEKEERKKLRQENRNGNVGV